A single region of the Nicotiana sylvestris chromosome 6, ASM39365v2, whole genome shotgun sequence genome encodes:
- the LOC138870645 gene encoding uncharacterized protein, translated as MAIKSQILADLVADFTPTLISEVEKELLLSSGTSSGVWTLFTGGALNVKGSGLGIVLKPPMGSTNRQSIKTSRLTNNEAEYEAMIAGLELDKSLGAEVIKAKCDSLLVVNQEWTLDHVAREQNSEADALANLGFSVEEDDIVSGTVVQLSRYVVEEGHAKKNSTSLTWDWRNKYIDYLKDGKLPSDHKESRALRTKAARFALDKGGTLYKRTFDRPLAVYFGPGTPIMFYKRSMKWVEAQAFEKIRKIEVINFIWDHIICRFGIPAEIVGNNGKQFIGSKVTEFLEALKIKRILSKPYHPTRNGQAKSTNKTIIQNLKKRLDDAKGKWREVLPEVLWAYRTTSKSSTGATPFSLVYGS; from the exons atggccatcaagtctcaaattctAGCTGACTTAGTGGCCGATTTTACGCCGACCCTCATATCCGAAGTGGAAAAAGAACTCCTGCTGAGTTCGGGTACATCATCGGgagtatggacccttttcacggGTGGTGCTTTGAATGTGAAGGGGTCTGGGCTTGGCATTGTCTTAAAACCACCTATGGGCAGTACCaatagacaatctatcaaaacttctaggttgactaataatgaggccgagtatgaggccatgattgcaggtctcgagctagacAAGAGCTTGGGAGCAGAAGTCATCAAAGCCAAGTGCGATTCACTGttggtggtaaaccaa GAATGGACCTTGGATCATGTGGCTCGAGAgcaaaatagtgaggccgatgcacttgctaatTTGGGATTTtcggttgaagaagatgatatcgtctcggggactgtcgtccaatTATCGAGGTATGTGGTTGAAGAGGGACATGCTAAGAAAAATTcaacaagtttgacttgggactggaggaataagtacatcgatTATTTGAAAGATGGTAAACTCCCATCGGACCATAAAGAATCGAGGGCCTTACgaaccaaggctgctaggttTGCATTAGACAAAGGCGGAACATTGTACAAGAGAACATTCGATAGGCCATTAGCGGTATATTTTGGTccggggacaccgattatgttctacAAGAGGTCCATGAAG tgggtggaagcacaggccttcgagaagatcAGAAAAATTGAAGTTATTAACTttatctgggaccacatcatatgtcggttcggtATTCCTGCCGAGATTGTAGGTAACAATGGAAaacaattcatcggcagcaaggtgACGGAGTTCCTCGAAGCACTCAAGATAAAAAGGATCTTATCTAAACCATACCACCCAACCAGAAATGGACAGGCCaaatcaacaaacaaaactatcattcaaaacctgaagaaaaggttggacgatgcaaagggaaaatggagagaagttctacccgaggtcctttgggcatatcgaacaacatcaaaGTCTAGCACGGGGGCTACTCCGTTCTCTTTAGTATATGGCTCCTAG